The following proteins are co-located in the Paludibaculum fermentans genome:
- a CDS encoding BMC domain-containing protein, whose protein sequence is MARNSIGLIELSSIAAGFLVCDCMLKTADVELVLARTICSGKYMVLIRGDVGAIQAAVDAGKQAGDFSIIDTFVIANLHEDIFPAISGTTNVGQLESLGIVESFSVTSLIEAADAMAKAANVRLVEVRLAMALGGKAFASCTGSVSAVRTAVDAGAQVIGRKGLLVNKVVIPQPRPELLREMI, encoded by the coding sequence GTGGCCCGCAATTCCATCGGATTGATTGAACTCTCGAGCATCGCCGCCGGCTTCCTGGTGTGCGACTGCATGTTGAAGACGGCGGATGTCGAACTGGTTCTGGCGCGCACCATCTGCAGCGGCAAATACATGGTCCTGATCCGCGGCGACGTCGGAGCCATCCAGGCCGCGGTCGACGCCGGCAAACAGGCAGGCGACTTCTCCATCATCGACACCTTCGTCATCGCCAACCTCCACGAAGACATCTTCCCGGCCATCAGCGGCACCACGAACGTAGGCCAACTCGAGTCCCTCGGCATCGTCGAATCCTTCTCGGTGACCAGCCTGATCGAAGCCGCGGATGCCATGGCCAAAGCGGCCAACGTCCGTCTGGTGGAAGTGCGGCTGGCAATGGCACTGGGCGGCAAGGCCTTCGCGTCCTGCACCGGCAGCGTCTCGGCGGTAAGGACGGCGGTGGACGCGGGAGCCCAGGTCATTGGCCGCAAGGGACTGCTGGTGAATAAGGTTGTCATCCCGCAGCCCAGGCCGGAGCTACTGCGCGAGATGATCTGA
- a CDS encoding type II toxin-antitoxin system HicA family toxin, producing the protein MRLRLARLKPLPFREIKRRLELKGFVEASQRGSHVKFIRRSLTSIDTVVVPKKTEVPVGTLRSILSQAHIRPEDWDRLE; encoded by the coding sequence TTGAGGTTGAGGTTGGCGCGGCTTAAGCCGTTGCCCTTCCGTGAAATCAAGCGTCGACTTGAATTGAAAGGCTTCGTAGAGGCCAGTCAGCGGGGCAGTCACGTCAAGTTCATCCGGCGATCTCTGACATCCATCGACACAGTGGTCGTACCGAAGAAGACGGAAGTGCCTGTTGGCACACTGAGGAGCATCCTGAGTCAGGCGCATATTCGGCCCGAGGATTGGGACCGTTTGGAATGA
- a CDS encoding type II toxin-antitoxin system HicB family antitoxin → MKRPFAATVWREGNWFVSQCLEVDIASQGETEEEALANLKEALELHFEEPCATRPPEVRMIEVEVGAA, encoded by the coding sequence ATGAAGCGACCTTTCGCTGCGACAGTCTGGCGGGAAGGGAATTGGTTCGTTTCCCAATGCCTGGAAGTAGACATCGCCAGTCAAGGGGAGACCGAAGAAGAAGCGTTAGCCAATCTCAAAGAGGCGCTGGAACTGCATTTCGAGGAGCCCTGTGCAACGCGTCCGCCCGAGGTTCGTATGATTGAGGTTGAGGTTGGCGCGGCTTAA
- a CDS encoding PH domain-containing protein, whose amino-acid sequence MLTIDEAALAAVQPELADGEVVLWAGRPNPRIHLHKHDGFLIPFGLIWGGLAGFIAWVAASAWLSQLNGATSPLPVVIVTSAFASMGQYLIWGRFLYAKRMKLRTHYAVTNQRVLAVQGFARRRMASAYIDKIHTVGLEEGPNQSGTLRFTDTPPNWGIFSADNQWQGWNIMSIGTIPVFVDIDELKHVYRLVLQLRAQSQSPLVGA is encoded by the coding sequence ATGCTCACAATCGATGAAGCAGCCCTCGCTGCGGTTCAACCCGAACTTGCCGACGGCGAAGTCGTCCTCTGGGCCGGCCGGCCCAACCCCCGGATCCACCTGCACAAGCACGACGGATTCTTAATCCCCTTCGGTCTGATTTGGGGCGGATTGGCCGGATTTATCGCGTGGGTCGCCGCTTCTGCCTGGCTGTCGCAACTGAATGGCGCAACCTCTCCGCTTCCAGTAGTGATTGTCACAAGCGCCTTCGCTTCAATGGGTCAGTACCTGATTTGGGGCCGCTTCCTCTATGCGAAGCGGATGAAGCTCAGAACCCACTATGCAGTAACGAACCAGCGAGTCCTCGCCGTCCAGGGCTTCGCCCGGCGCCGCATGGCCTCTGCTTATATCGACAAAATACATACAGTCGGGCTGGAAGAAGGACCCAACCAATCGGGCACATTGCGCTTTACCGACACCCCGCCCAATTGGGGCATCTTCTCCGCTGACAACCAGTGGCAGGGTTGGAACATCATGTCCATCGGGACCATCCCGGTCTTCGTGGACATCGACGAACTGAAACACGTATACCGCCTCGTGCTTCAACTACGAGCCCAATCACAGTCGCCATTGGTAGGAGCTTAG
- a CDS encoding ComEC/Rec2 family competence protein, translated as MAKIQLKRSAPAQKKAAKQAPAKKVAVKKAAAGNGPSKLTLRAYNVGFGDCFLLTFEYPKLKRRILIDYGSTAAPRNADDDYMMAIAKDIEAQCTDADGVARLDAVVATHRHRDHISGFSTDGDNTGGVIARMNPGLVIQPWTEDPDAQPNAEEATATTFTGGKPDPKAFIASLHNMNRMAGAIAEASRDEHLGLSMRMASQMGFLGDNNLPNKSAVVNLIEMGKKGRAAYVNAGSKSGLEPVLPGVTVHVLGPPNLKQTQSIKKEKDRDANEFWQFAAFWQFQAAAGESVDSKVPLFPDAEAHEAHAIPANVRWFVGRAQKIRGEQLMELVRSLDTAMNNTSVILLFQVGGKSFLFPGDAQIENWQFALSQEPIKEMLKVVDVYKVGHHGSLNATPKSLWALFEHKHETPAPERLTTVVSTKPGKHGSVQSHTEVPRSTLVAELQKESEYFSTQDLLKSQICREYVFEF; from the coding sequence ATGGCCAAGATCCAGTTGAAGAGATCGGCTCCGGCTCAAAAGAAGGCCGCAAAGCAGGCGCCTGCGAAGAAGGTTGCGGTGAAGAAGGCGGCGGCGGGGAATGGCCCTTCGAAGCTGACGCTGCGCGCGTATAACGTGGGCTTCGGCGACTGCTTCCTGCTGACGTTTGAGTATCCGAAGCTCAAACGGCGGATCCTGATCGACTACGGCAGTACGGCTGCGCCCAGGAATGCCGATGACGATTACATGATGGCCATCGCGAAGGACATCGAGGCGCAGTGCACCGATGCCGATGGGGTGGCGCGCCTGGATGCCGTGGTGGCGACGCATCGTCATCGCGACCACATCAGCGGGTTTTCGACCGATGGGGACAACACGGGCGGGGTGATTGCGCGCATGAATCCGGGGCTGGTGATCCAGCCCTGGACCGAGGATCCCGATGCCCAGCCGAATGCGGAAGAGGCGACGGCGACCACGTTCACCGGAGGCAAGCCGGACCCGAAGGCGTTCATCGCCAGCCTGCACAACATGAACCGCATGGCTGGGGCGATCGCGGAGGCGTCGCGGGACGAACACCTGGGGCTGTCGATGCGGATGGCGAGCCAGATGGGCTTTCTGGGGGACAACAACCTGCCGAACAAGTCGGCGGTGGTGAACCTGATCGAGATGGGCAAGAAGGGCCGCGCGGCGTATGTGAACGCGGGCTCGAAGTCCGGGCTGGAGCCGGTGCTGCCGGGTGTGACCGTGCATGTGCTGGGACCGCCGAACCTGAAGCAGACGCAGTCGATCAAGAAGGAGAAGGACCGGGACGCGAACGAGTTCTGGCAGTTCGCGGCGTTCTGGCAATTCCAGGCGGCGGCGGGCGAGTCAGTCGATTCGAAGGTCCCGCTGTTTCCCGATGCCGAGGCGCACGAAGCGCACGCAATTCCGGCGAATGTGCGCTGGTTCGTGGGCCGGGCGCAGAAGATACGGGGTGAGCAGTTGATGGAGCTGGTGCGCTCGCTGGATACGGCGATGAACAACACGAGCGTGATCCTGTTGTTTCAGGTGGGCGGCAAGAGCTTCCTGTTTCCCGGTGATGCGCAGATCGAGAACTGGCAGTTCGCGCTGAGCCAGGAGCCGATCAAGGAGATGCTGAAGGTGGTGGATGTCTACAAGGTAGGGCACCACGGGAGTCTGAATGCGACACCTAAATCGCTCTGGGCGTTGTTCGAGCACAAGCACGAGACGCCGGCACCGGAACGCTTGACGACGGTGGTGTCGACGAAGCCGGGCAAGCATGGGAGTGTGCAGTCGCATACGGAAGTGCCGCGGTCGACGCTGGTGGCGGAGCTGCAGAAGGAGAGCGAGTACTTCTCGACGCAGGATTTGCTGAAGTCGCAGATCTGCAGGGAGTATGTGTTTGAGTTTTGA
- a CDS encoding gluzincin family metallopeptidase, translating to MPYYPIRKTTIFAQDPSIQVGGKIVRTQIEIPNEELEPGPRGYRVQVVDYDSTTNTLYKTVPKPVNHSDGLPPDPFKEMTDTQLLASPDFHAMNAYAIVMRTLARFEFALGRRVAWSFPGHQIQVAPHAFADANAFYSPDDQALMFGYFPKVLSKGYVFGCLAHDVIAHETTHALLDGLRERFTDPSSPEQAGFHEGFADIVAILSVFSMREVVAKVLDPTGRRVMMNASNVTLKALRESILTGLAEQFGQELSGIRGNALRRSVTLLPGQDYLHDPEFEEPHRRGEVLVAAIINVFLEVWVARMQPYIHPDKTLDRKRAVEEGAEVADHLLTICVRAIDYCPPTDLEFCDFASALLTADWEMYPKDIKYEFRKKLYASFNGYGIVPTSQGQREPGTWDPPPEGDKAHHVVYDRTHFEEMKSDYDEVFRFIWENRKAFKLNEDAYTRVQSVRPCVRVGDDGFTLRETVVEYIQQLTIRANELKRLKIEKPEGMPKDLEVTLYGGNAMIFDQFGRLKYNVGNSIFNAERQTRRLKYLWQYGFFKPGASKMRRFAAMHRKRMSGWGQASGAALADWTAHEEHVEQPQEAE from the coding sequence GTGCCTTACTACCCCATTCGCAAGACCACGATCTTTGCCCAGGATCCCAGCATCCAAGTCGGGGGCAAGATCGTCCGGACACAGATCGAAATTCCCAATGAAGAGTTGGAGCCGGGACCGCGCGGTTATCGAGTGCAGGTCGTCGACTACGACTCCACCACCAACACTCTCTACAAAACCGTCCCGAAACCGGTGAACCACTCCGACGGCCTGCCTCCAGATCCTTTCAAGGAGATGACGGATACGCAGTTGCTGGCGAGCCCGGATTTCCACGCGATGAACGCCTACGCGATCGTCATGCGGACGCTGGCGCGCTTTGAGTTCGCACTGGGGCGGCGGGTGGCGTGGAGCTTCCCGGGGCACCAGATCCAGGTGGCTCCGCATGCGTTTGCCGACGCCAATGCGTTCTACTCGCCCGATGACCAGGCGCTGATGTTCGGCTACTTCCCGAAGGTGCTGAGCAAGGGCTACGTCTTCGGCTGCCTGGCTCATGACGTGATCGCGCACGAAACCACGCATGCCCTGTTGGATGGTTTGCGCGAGCGGTTCACTGATCCGTCGTCTCCCGAACAGGCCGGATTCCATGAAGGCTTTGCCGACATTGTTGCCATTCTGAGCGTCTTTTCAATGCGCGAAGTGGTCGCCAAGGTGCTGGATCCGACAGGCCGCCGCGTGATGATGAACGCCAGCAATGTGACGTTGAAGGCGCTACGCGAGTCGATCCTGACGGGCCTGGCGGAGCAGTTCGGACAGGAATTGTCAGGGATTCGCGGCAATGCGCTGCGCCGTTCAGTGACGCTGCTGCCGGGCCAGGATTATCTGCACGATCCCGAGTTTGAAGAGCCCCACCGGCGAGGCGAAGTGCTGGTGGCCGCGATCATCAACGTCTTCCTTGAGGTGTGGGTGGCGCGGATGCAGCCTTACATCCACCCGGACAAGACGCTGGATCGCAAGCGGGCTGTCGAAGAGGGCGCGGAGGTGGCGGACCACCTGCTGACCATCTGCGTACGGGCCATCGACTACTGTCCGCCGACGGACCTGGAGTTCTGCGACTTCGCCAGTGCGCTGCTGACGGCCGACTGGGAGATGTACCCGAAGGACATCAAGTACGAATTCCGCAAAAAGCTCTACGCGTCCTTCAACGGGTATGGCATCGTGCCGACCTCGCAAGGCCAACGCGAGCCGGGCACGTGGGATCCGCCGCCCGAGGGCGACAAGGCGCACCACGTGGTCTACGACCGCACGCATTTCGAAGAGATGAAGAGCGATTACGACGAGGTGTTCCGGTTTATCTGGGAGAATCGCAAGGCCTTTAAACTGAATGAAGACGCTTATACGCGAGTGCAGTCGGTGCGGCCTTGTGTGCGGGTGGGCGATGACGGGTTCACCTTGCGCGAGACGGTGGTGGAGTACATCCAGCAACTCACGATCCGTGCCAACGAGTTGAAGCGGCTCAAGATCGAGAAGCCGGAGGGCATGCCCAAGGACCTGGAGGTGACTCTCTACGGCGGCAACGCCATGATCTTCGATCAGTTCGGGCGGTTGAAGTACAACGTAGGCAATTCGATCTTCAACGCCGAGCGGCAGACGCGCCGTTTGAAGTATCTGTGGCAGTACGGGTTCTTCAAGCCGGGGGCATCGAAGATGCGGCGTTTCGCGGCGATGCATCGCAAGCGGATGTCGGGTTGGGGGCAGGCCAGCGGTGCGGCCCTGGCCGATTGGACGGCGCACGAAGAGCATGTGGAGCAACCGCAGGAGGCGGAGTAA
- a CDS encoding carboxypeptidase-like regulatory domain-containing protein: MAFCLGLLALPVGIQGQTITGAITGSVTDPSGSIIPNAKVTATNKGTNISSETQTNESGFYNLPFLPIGDYSLTISVSGFKKSSLGPFKLEVNQIARVDVKLEVGDTSQTVEVKDVAPILQTESTATGDSLSASKLTALPLNGRNFASLTLLIPGAISTSPNAMNTSGRFQGSGSRPQVNGNREQTNNFLLDGIDVNDSIDNRIGYQPSVDALEEVKVITGNGGAEFGNVGGAIVNMSIKSGTNQYHGNVFEFLRNEKLDSNGFFRNKNLTPRAPFKRNIFGGTFGGPIKKDKAFFFMDYEGTEQRSSGASTASVAKSAWRTGDLSDWLKLSTPQIVRDPTTGAILTDRTPFPNNQIPVSRITNPVAKKLFADPTYYPLPNQAGSGTLGITSNYQAGTAALTKNHQADVKLDYRLSDKDNISGRWSIGRYEQYTSLNPLIEQMGGGTTGPTQTAVINWNRTFTTTIVNEFRVGFSRIGIDDNVVDWSGKLTNGNADFGIGGGQPIPGLSSITLGDGLTGIGSIASIGSTMDNKYQYFDNLTWVKGRHLIKMGGSAVRYQQNRYYAGNNGALGSFTYANVYSGVNFGDFLLNALNSKGRGSVTGKWGHRSWRSSVFFQDDYKLRSDFTLNLGIRWEYAQPIYEVADRQVNIDTYTGKLLYAGKDGNSRALYRPYYKQFQPRLGFAWTPGMLHNKMVMRAGYAFTSFMEGTGANLRLPLNPPFFLESNVTYDSRTPSDIAIGFTDVAATGVLSGPRTGSTPFYQGRAWDQDLKPQFTQQYNFSLEYQVSNTWSLTSAYVGQKGSHLVVPHEANQALAGTGAFANWAPINDRRPLVGVLPNVGNIALTEGSARSSYNALQMSTRKRLSQGFEFLGSYTFSKTMMDNLGYYGCGSVNSDGAYWQNAYDRLANRGPACFDSRNNFTLGGLYNLPIGKGQKWGSNLNKVTDLIVGGWNLNYFFSAHSGFPVTITARDNTGQAARGNVRAMRYKDFVVQGTRSVDTFFGTGFVFCGDGINDGTCAYGQGANGQFGSAGVGTERAPSFFNMDASIGKKFNVTERQYFDFRMELFNALNHVSWGPPARAINSPSNFGQITGQIQNPRNIQFGLKYYF; this comes from the coding sequence TTGGCATTTTGCCTTGGCCTGCTTGCCCTGCCAGTCGGCATTCAAGGGCAGACTATCACGGGCGCCATCACAGGATCGGTAACGGATCCCAGCGGTTCGATCATCCCGAACGCGAAAGTGACGGCGACCAACAAAGGGACGAACATCTCGTCCGAAACCCAGACGAACGAGTCAGGATTCTATAACCTGCCGTTCCTGCCTATCGGAGATTACAGCCTCACCATCTCAGTATCAGGCTTTAAAAAATCCAGCCTCGGGCCGTTCAAGCTCGAGGTCAACCAGATCGCTCGCGTGGACGTGAAGCTCGAGGTCGGCGACACCAGCCAGACCGTAGAGGTGAAAGACGTCGCGCCCATCCTCCAGACGGAATCGACGGCCACGGGCGACTCTCTGAGCGCCTCGAAACTGACCGCCCTCCCGCTGAATGGGCGCAATTTCGCCAGCCTCACTCTGCTGATCCCTGGCGCGATCAGCACCAGCCCGAACGCAATGAATACCTCGGGCCGGTTCCAGGGCAGCGGCAGCCGGCCGCAAGTCAACGGCAACCGCGAGCAAACCAACAACTTCCTCCTCGACGGCATCGATGTGAACGACTCGATCGATAACCGCATCGGCTACCAGCCCAGCGTGGATGCCCTCGAAGAAGTGAAGGTAATCACCGGCAATGGCGGCGCCGAGTTCGGAAATGTCGGCGGCGCGATCGTCAACATGTCGATCAAGAGTGGAACAAATCAGTACCACGGCAATGTGTTTGAGTTCCTGAGAAACGAAAAGCTCGATTCCAACGGCTTCTTCCGCAACAAGAACCTCACGCCGCGCGCGCCGTTCAAGCGCAACATCTTCGGCGGCACCTTCGGTGGTCCGATTAAGAAAGATAAAGCATTCTTCTTCATGGACTATGAGGGCACGGAGCAGCGCTCGAGCGGAGCTTCCACCGCCAGCGTGGCCAAGTCCGCATGGCGAACGGGTGATCTCAGCGACTGGCTGAAGCTGTCCACTCCACAAATTGTCCGAGACCCGACGACCGGTGCGATCCTGACGGACCGCACCCCATTCCCGAACAATCAGATTCCGGTTTCGCGCATCACCAATCCCGTCGCCAAGAAGTTGTTCGCTGATCCCACGTACTACCCGCTGCCCAATCAGGCCGGCTCGGGCACGCTAGGTATCACCAGCAACTACCAGGCCGGCACGGCAGCGTTGACGAAGAACCATCAGGCGGACGTCAAACTCGACTACCGCCTCAGCGATAAAGACAACATCAGTGGCCGCTGGTCGATTGGCCGCTACGAACAATACACCAGCCTGAATCCCCTCATCGAACAGATGGGTGGCGGTACCACGGGACCGACGCAGACCGCGGTGATCAATTGGAACCGTACCTTTACGACGACGATCGTCAACGAGTTCCGCGTCGGCTTTAGCCGCATCGGCATCGACGACAACGTGGTCGACTGGTCCGGCAAGCTTACCAACGGCAATGCCGATTTCGGCATCGGCGGCGGCCAGCCCATCCCGGGTCTCAGCTCCATCACTTTGGGTGACGGCCTGACGGGTATTGGCAGCATCGCCTCCATCGGTTCCACGATGGACAACAAGTATCAGTACTTCGACAACCTGACCTGGGTCAAGGGCCGTCACTTGATCAAGATGGGTGGTTCGGCCGTTCGTTATCAGCAGAACCGCTACTATGCCGGTAACAATGGCGCTCTCGGCTCGTTCACGTATGCCAACGTGTACTCCGGCGTCAACTTCGGCGACTTCCTGCTCAACGCCCTGAACTCCAAAGGCCGCGGCAGCGTCACGGGCAAGTGGGGCCACCGTAGCTGGAGATCGTCCGTGTTCTTCCAGGACGACTACAAACTGCGCTCCGACTTCACCCTCAATCTCGGCATCCGTTGGGAGTATGCCCAGCCCATCTACGAGGTGGCCGACCGCCAGGTCAACATCGACACCTACACCGGCAAGCTGCTCTATGCCGGCAAGGACGGCAACAGCCGCGCCCTGTATCGCCCCTACTACAAGCAGTTCCAGCCCCGTCTCGGCTTCGCCTGGACGCCCGGAATGCTGCACAACAAGATGGTGATGCGCGCCGGTTATGCGTTCACCAGCTTTATGGAAGGCACCGGCGCCAACCTGCGGCTGCCCCTGAACCCGCCATTCTTCCTCGAATCCAACGTGACTTACGATTCCCGCACCCCCAGCGATATCGCCATCGGCTTCACCGATGTCGCCGCTACGGGTGTTCTCAGCGGGCCCCGCACCGGCTCCACGCCGTTCTATCAGGGCCGCGCCTGGGATCAGGACCTGAAACCCCAGTTCACCCAGCAGTACAACTTCTCGCTGGAATACCAGGTTTCCAACACCTGGTCTTTGACCAGCGCGTACGTCGGCCAGAAGGGCAGCCACCTCGTTGTGCCGCACGAAGCCAATCAGGCCCTCGCCGGCACCGGCGCCTTTGCTAACTGGGCGCCTATCAACGACCGCCGTCCGCTTGTCGGTGTTCTGCCGAACGTCGGCAACATCGCCTTGACCGAGGGCTCGGCCCGCAGCAGCTACAACGCCCTGCAGATGAGCACCCGCAAACGCCTCAGCCAGGGCTTCGAGTTCCTGGGCAGCTACACGTTCTCCAAGACCATGATGGACAACCTGGGCTACTACGGCTGCGGCAGCGTCAACTCCGACGGCGCATACTGGCAGAACGCTTATGACCGGCTCGCCAATCGCGGACCGGCCTGCTTCGATTCGCGGAACAACTTCACGCTGGGTGGTTTGTACAACCTGCCCATCGGAAAGGGCCAGAAGTGGGGCTCCAATTTGAACAAGGTCACTGACCTCATCGTCGGCGGCTGGAACCTCAACTACTTCTTCTCGGCGCACTCCGGCTTCCCGGTGACCATCACTGCCCGTGACAATACCGGCCAGGCGGCCCGCGGCAACGTCCGCGCCATGCGCTACAAGGACTTCGTCGTCCAGGGCACCCGGTCCGTCGACACCTTCTTCGGCACTGGCTTCGTCTTCTGCGGCGACGGAATCAACGACGGCACCTGCGCTTACGGGCAGGGCGCCAACGGGCAGTTCGGATCGGCCGGCGTCGGCACCGAGCGCGCGCCCAGCTTCTTCAACATGGACGCCTCCATCGGCAAGAAGTTCAACGTGACCGAGCGGCAGTACTTCGACTTCCGCATGGAGTTGTTTAACGCCCTGAACCACGTCAGTTGGGGCCCGCCCGCTCGCGCGATCAACTCTCCGAGCAACTTCGGACAGATCACGGGCCAGATCCAGAACCCGCGGAACATCCAGTTCGGCCTGAAGTACTACTTCTAA
- a CDS encoding MBL fold metallo-hydrolase encodes MQILPGLYALGDSSGGYVRSYLIDDGNGLILIDTLLDKTGKLVLEELAKIGKKPSDVKSIIQTHAHQSHFGGLAALKKATGARVYSHAWEADILAGRKKVQVPPTTTLWPQKPLKIYYLQVAFVLGLGVPPPCEVDENLKDGDHIGPLTVMGAPGHTPGSITFYWPEKKALIAGDIVVTWPEVALGWPQITLDNKQNRESVGKLCDMVHAEVLCVGHGDPIIRGAADTMKDLVAGRPTKPDLAKS; translated from the coding sequence ATGCAGATTCTACCCGGCTTGTACGCCCTGGGGGACAGCAGCGGCGGCTACGTCCGCTCCTACCTGATCGATGACGGCAACGGCCTGATTCTCATCGACACGCTGCTCGACAAAACCGGCAAACTCGTACTGGAAGAACTGGCCAAGATTGGCAAGAAGCCGTCGGATGTGAAGTCGATCATCCAGACGCACGCCCACCAGTCTCACTTCGGCGGCCTGGCCGCCCTGAAGAAGGCCACCGGTGCGCGGGTCTACTCCCACGCCTGGGAAGCCGACATCCTGGCTGGCCGTAAGAAGGTCCAGGTTCCGCCCACCACCACGCTATGGCCGCAGAAGCCACTGAAGATCTACTACTTGCAGGTTGCCTTCGTATTGGGCCTCGGCGTTCCGCCGCCCTGCGAAGTGGACGAGAACCTGAAGGATGGCGATCACATCGGCCCCCTTACCGTCATGGGAGCCCCCGGTCATACGCCCGGCAGCATCACCTTCTACTGGCCGGAGAAAAAGGCCCTGATCGCGGGAGATATCGTGGTGACCTGGCCGGAGGTGGCTTTGGGATGGCCCCAAATCACCCTGGACAATAAGCAGAACCGTGAATCGGTCGGAAAACTGTGCGACATGGTACATGCCGAGGTGCTCTGTGTGGGACACGGCGACCCGATTATCCGTGGGGCTGCCGACACCATGAAAGACTTGGTTGCGGGCCGTCCCACGAAGCCGGACCTTGCCAAGAGCTAA